One window from the genome of Vibrio sp. VB16 encodes:
- a CDS encoding methyl-accepting chemotaxis protein, with product MSIVQRTVFGFVLMFSLMLIIAITNYSNTIKLNNQIEQITSRSNPILLATLPLQKIIQNSHQYFSTYISQVNSSELVSIRNQVLEQKVKYVKAIEHLQSFDPGADEIDQINGINVLTDQYFINVLQSMSAHEKLIMTREALMVTNKDMIKLDDTYTWAKEQITEESSTSRVTKNKVEFIISSIDQGLKNIRRIDKNNDIAIAKKKLENDTKIAIQRSQGLKISARTKEQFISIIEKLRAITLTDQGLFNNLIKERALHEESTAYFKRASIDINKIQNQIQGLTNLAQEKAVKSTSEAETVANRAIMTTISIAAVSGVIALIIGYTIVISIKRPIGKTSPVLIKMAEGDMTQRTNYVDKTEFGVISRAIDTLADNTASILKEIGEGSTVLAKEASRTAEISERTLDLVEQQKTKTELVATAIAELEVSSGEVSNYTRSTLLEVEKTNEATLVGQKEVVKNREITTTLVNSIEEAVTYSEQLGKITSNIGSILDVIRGIAEQTNLLALNAAIEAARAGEQGRGFAVVADEVRALATRSHNSTEEIQRMIESLQVSSMQITNVMVKSLQQTNSCAHQTQLTEKSLDVVTSRMKDIFDMSSQIAHAAQEQISVSGEVAMYINGIAEGAQQTGMEAKQSADSSGVLVELAQRQQTLIEQFKV from the coding sequence ATGTCTATCGTTCAGCGTACTGTGTTCGGATTTGTTTTAATGTTTAGCTTGATGCTCATTATCGCAATAACGAATTATTCAAATACGATCAAGTTGAACAACCAAATAGAGCAGATAACAAGTAGGTCAAATCCTATTTTACTTGCCACATTACCGCTTCAAAAAATAATCCAAAATAGTCATCAATATTTTTCTACCTATATTTCGCAAGTAAATAGCTCTGAGCTTGTTTCAATACGTAATCAGGTTCTTGAGCAAAAAGTAAAGTATGTAAAGGCGATAGAGCATCTACAGAGCTTTGATCCGGGCGCGGATGAGATTGATCAAATTAATGGTATTAATGTGTTGACCGACCAGTACTTTATCAATGTATTGCAAAGTATGTCCGCACATGAAAAATTGATCATGACGAGAGAGGCGCTAATGGTGACCAACAAAGACATGATCAAGTTGGATGATACGTATACGTGGGCAAAAGAGCAGATAACGGAAGAGTCATCGACAAGTCGTGTTACAAAAAACAAAGTAGAATTTATTATCAGTAGTATTGATCAAGGTTTAAAAAATATTCGTAGGATAGATAAAAATAACGATATTGCCATCGCAAAGAAAAAATTAGAGAACGATACTAAAATTGCTATTCAACGCTCGCAAGGTTTAAAAATATCAGCGCGCACTAAAGAGCAGTTTATTAGCATCATCGAGAAACTAAGAGCGATCACGCTGACGGACCAAGGTTTGTTTAATAACCTTATTAAAGAACGTGCTTTGCACGAGGAAAGTACGGCGTATTTTAAGCGGGCGTCAATAGATATAAACAAGATACAGAATCAGATCCAAGGGCTAACCAACTTGGCCCAAGAAAAGGCAGTAAAGAGCACTTCAGAAGCGGAGACGGTGGCCAATAGAGCGATCATGACCACGATATCAATCGCCGCGGTTTCAGGGGTCATTGCTTTAATCATTGGCTACACCATTGTAATTAGTATCAAAAGACCAATCGGAAAAACCAGTCCGGTACTAATAAAAATGGCAGAAGGTGACATGACTCAAAGAACCAACTATGTTGATAAAACAGAGTTTGGTGTGATCTCCAGAGCGATAGACACGTTAGCAGACAATACCGCATCGATTTTGAAGGAGATTGGCGAAGGCTCGACAGTGTTAGCGAAGGAGGCCTCTCGAACCGCGGAAATCAGCGAAAGAACCCTTGATTTGGTGGAGCAACAAAAGACAAAAACGGAATTAGTTGCAACGGCGATAGCTGAACTAGAAGTGAGCTCAGGTGAAGTTTCTAACTATACGCGTAGCACATTACTGGAAGTTGAAAAAACCAACGAAGCGACATTGGTAGGCCAGAAAGAGGTGGTAAAAAACAGAGAAATCACCACGACGTTAGTCAACTCTATAGAAGAAGCGGTCACCTATTCTGAGCAATTAGGGAAAATAACCTCAAACATCGGCAGTATATTGGATGTTATCCGCGGTATTGCGGAGCAGACGAATCTACTTGCGTTAAATGCGGCTATTGAGGCTGCTCGGGCCGGTGAGCAAGGAAGGGGCTTTGCTGTTGTGGCCGATGAAGTTCGCGCCTTAGCGACCCGTTCGCACAATTCAACGGAAGAAATTCAACGCATGATTGAAAGCCTTCAAGTGAGCTCTATGCAGATAACCAATGTGATGGTTAAAAGCTTGCAACAGACGAACAGTTGCGCCCATCAGACTCAACTCACAGAAAAGTCACTAGACGTGGTGACGTCCAGAATGAAAGATATATTTGATATGTCGAGTCAAATAGCCCACGCAGCACAAGAGCAGATTTCGGTGAGTGGTGAGGTTGCCATGTATATCAATGGTATTGCGGAAGGTGCACAGCAAACGGGTATGGAAGCAAAACAGTCTGCTGATAGTAGTGGGGTTTTGGTTGAGTTAGCCCAACGACAACAGACGTTAATCGAACAATTTAAAGTCTAA
- the fucA gene encoding L-fuculose-phosphate aldolase, which translates to MTRNELSQQIIDTCIEMTRLGLNQGTAGNVSVRFDNGMLITPTGVPYEKLTPEHIVYVSNEGEFEEGKLPSSEWLFHLTCYRTRNDADAVVHNHSINCAAVSILNKPIPAIHYMVAASGSNEIPCVPYATFGSAKLADNVAEGMAKSKAILLQHHGLITAEQNLDKALWLAHECEVLAELYLKTMAIQKDIPILDDAEMDVVLNKFQSYGLRVEK; encoded by the coding sequence ATGACACGTAACGAATTATCACAACAAATTATTGATACTTGTATTGAAATGACTCGGCTTGGCCTTAATCAAGGAACGGCTGGCAATGTCAGTGTGCGCTTTGATAACGGTATGCTTATCACTCCTACTGGTGTTCCGTACGAAAAACTAACACCAGAACATATTGTTTATGTAAGCAATGAAGGTGAGTTTGAAGAAGGCAAGTTGCCGTCAAGCGAGTGGTTATTCCACCTTACTTGCTACAGAACTCGAAACGACGCTGATGCAGTGGTCCATAACCATTCCATTAATTGTGCGGCTGTTTCTATTCTTAATAAACCGATCCCGGCTATTCATTATATGGTTGCTGCATCAGGTTCTAACGAGATCCCGTGTGTTCCTTATGCCACATTCGGTAGCGCTAAACTTGCTGACAATGTTGCCGAAGGGATGGCGAAAAGTAAGGCGATTTTACTTCAACATCACGGCCTTATAACCGCAGAGCAAAATTTAGACAAAGCACTTTGGTTAGCACATGAATGTGAAGTGCTTGCAGAGCTGTATCTAAAAACGATGGCGATTCAAAAAGATATTCCAATTCTGGACGATGCTGAAATGGATGTTGTGCTAAATAAATTCCAATCTTACGGCCTTCGCGTAGAAAAATAA
- a CDS encoding patatin-like phospholipase family protein encodes MATSALIVEGGAMRGIFASGVLDAFMEKAFLPYDFAIGVSAGASNLVGYLANAPQRSFNIITTLAVDKGFFNPIRFTKGGHLVDVKWLWNESNQRYPLDSEVLFSNIPMYAAITNIDTGRADYHQIKPDSLSNIIEATTALPVAYRETPCFSGGCYIDGGVADSIPVKEAYRRGARDITVILSHPLSYQMQPNKYPWLIKRLLSKHPNIVKSMIVRANNYNQSLEFIRNPPQDVIIRVIAPPESFAVKRLIMNKATLYDGYQMGITAGKEHLSIRSGTYGLNEENCHFCI; translated from the coding sequence ATGGCAACAAGTGCGCTAATTGTTGAAGGTGGGGCGATGAGAGGTATATTCGCCAGTGGGGTGTTAGACGCATTTATGGAGAAAGCGTTCCTACCTTACGATTTTGCTATTGGTGTTTCTGCTGGTGCTTCTAATTTAGTCGGCTACCTTGCCAATGCACCTCAACGCAGTTTTAATATCATTACCACATTGGCAGTAGACAAAGGTTTTTTTAACCCAATACGTTTTACTAAAGGTGGGCATCTTGTTGATGTGAAATGGCTTTGGAATGAATCGAACCAACGTTACCCTCTCGATTCAGAAGTGCTATTTTCAAATATTCCTATGTATGCCGCGATCACAAATATTGATACGGGTCGTGCGGACTACCATCAGATAAAACCTGACTCACTGTCTAACATTATTGAAGCGACAACCGCACTTCCTGTGGCTTATCGTGAAACACCGTGTTTCTCAGGTGGCTGTTATATCGATGGAGGTGTCGCTGACTCCATTCCAGTAAAAGAAGCATATCGACGTGGCGCCCGTGATATCACGGTGATCTTATCCCATCCCCTTAGTTATCAAATGCAACCCAATAAATACCCATGGTTAATAAAAAGGCTGTTGTCTAAACACCCGAATATTGTGAAATCTATGATAGTAAGAGCCAATAATTATAATCAATCTCTAGAGTTCATAAGAAACCCACCCCAAGACGTGATTATTCGAGTGATAGCGCCACCAGAAAGCTTTGCTGTAAAGAGGTTAATAATGAATAAAGCCACTTTGTATGACGGCTACCAGATGGGGATAACCGCCGGAAAAGAGCATCTATCCATTAGAAGTGGCACTTATGGTTTGAACGAAGAGAATTGTCACTTTTGTATTTAA
- the fucO gene encoding lactaldehyde reductase — translation MVFSLNLPRLALSGVGAVAESVDVLTQQPVNKALVVTDKNLIDLGILDSLFLSLDEKRVSYVVFDQVTPNPTATLVRSGHQFYLENQCDCFIAVGGGSPVDCAKAIRIMASNPGDICDYDGVGLVKNSGDFFIAINTTAGTSAEMTSNSVITDEERAVKMVLVDSKQIPDVSVNDPSLMVGLPSNVTAATGMDALTHAIESYVTPGAHTLTQPTALEAIRLISLWLPVAVENGKDIDARAKMADAQFLAGMSFNSAGLGLVHAMAHQPGATHNLPHGVCNAILLPEVCEFNAQTQPERFRAVAEAMGGNTSQLNDNQAAELAVELIRRLSKQVGIPSGFAELGIKASDFGQWIDKAMQDVCLGGNPRQPTPDEVKALYVSSL, via the coding sequence ATGGTATTTTCTCTAAATTTACCACGGTTAGCGCTGTCTGGCGTTGGCGCGGTGGCAGAGTCTGTTGACGTGCTTACACAGCAACCCGTTAATAAAGCGTTGGTTGTGACGGATAAAAATTTAATCGATTTAGGTATATTGGATTCGCTTTTTTTATCGTTGGATGAGAAAAGGGTAAGTTATGTTGTTTTCGATCAAGTAACACCAAATCCAACGGCGACTTTGGTTCGAAGTGGTCATCAATTTTATTTAGAAAATCAATGTGATTGTTTTATTGCTGTTGGTGGAGGGAGCCCTGTCGATTGCGCTAAAGCCATTCGTATTATGGCCTCTAATCCGGGGGATATCTGTGATTATGATGGTGTCGGTTTGGTCAAGAATAGTGGTGATTTCTTTATCGCTATAAATACAACCGCTGGCACGTCAGCTGAGATGACATCTAATTCGGTTATCACTGATGAAGAACGCGCGGTTAAGATGGTCTTGGTTGATAGTAAACAGATACCTGACGTTTCGGTCAATGACCCTTCTCTTATGGTTGGATTGCCATCAAATGTTACTGCGGCGACAGGCATGGATGCATTAACTCATGCCATCGAATCGTATGTTACACCAGGTGCGCATACCTTAACGCAGCCGACAGCGTTAGAAGCAATAAGACTGATTAGTCTTTGGTTACCTGTTGCCGTTGAAAATGGCAAAGATATTGACGCTCGTGCAAAAATGGCGGACGCACAATTTCTCGCGGGAATGTCGTTCAATAGTGCAGGTTTAGGTTTGGTTCACGCTATGGCCCATCAACCAGGTGCCACACATAATCTTCCGCATGGCGTATGCAATGCAATTCTACTTCCTGAAGTCTGTGAATTTAATGCTCAAACTCAACCAGAGCGTTTCCGTGCAGTTGCGGAAGCCATGGGAGGGAATACGAGTCAACTCAATGATAACCAAGCTGCCGAGTTAGCTGTAGAGCTGATTCGTCGCCTATCTAAGCAGGTTGGTATTCCATCTGGATTTGCGGAGCTTGGAATTAAGGCGTCTGACTTCGGGCAATGGATAGATAAAGCGATGCAGGATGTTTGTTTAGGTGGTAACCCTCGCCAACCGACACCGGATGAAGTAAAAGCGCTGTACGTATCGTCTTTATAG
- a CDS encoding xylulokinase produces MAKLSTKLFISEGKAILGIELGSTRIKAILIGEDQQPISSGSYLWENRLIDDNWSYDLDDVWIGIQACYKDLYENVYQQYNVELKKLAGLGISAMMHGYLVFDRSDRLLTPFRTWRNNNTLEASEKLMYVFEHPIPQRWSIAHLYQSILDNQEHVPNIDFMTTLSGYVHWKLTGCKVLGIGDASGMFPIDIDETAFDSELMMRFDHLVKDELLPWEFDQIIPEVLTAGQDAGFLTEAGTLLLDPNGLLQSGCPMCPPEGDAGTGMIATNTVSIGTGNISAGTSIFAMVVLDEKLKKVHSELDLVTTPDGKLVAMVHSNNCSSNLDAWMQLFKEVAHGLGSSVSQDELYETLFKTSLKGDDDCGGLMMYGYLSGEHLTHFEKGCPLFLNPSDSKFTLANFMRANLLSAFGAMKIGIDILVEEEGVNLEKILAHGGLFKTKGVVQHLMATALNVQVATVENASEGGAWGIALLSSFLIDEEVSLDSFLKRKVFLADDEFIVGPEKKELEGVQKFMRRYKDCLPVEREAINCLT; encoded by the coding sequence ATGGCAAAATTAAGTACCAAATTATTTATTTCAGAAGGGAAAGCTATCCTTGGTATTGAACTAGGTTCGACTCGAATTAAAGCTATATTAATTGGTGAGGACCAACAACCCATCTCAAGTGGAAGTTATCTCTGGGAAAATAGACTAATTGATGATAATTGGAGTTATGACCTTGATGATGTCTGGATCGGAATACAGGCGTGTTACAAAGATCTTTACGAGAACGTTTACCAACAATATAACGTTGAGCTAAAGAAGTTAGCAGGGTTGGGTATCAGTGCAATGATGCATGGTTACCTTGTTTTTGACCGTTCAGATAGGTTACTTACGCCTTTTAGAACATGGAGAAATAACAATACGTTAGAGGCATCGGAAAAACTGATGTATGTCTTTGAACATCCTATTCCTCAGCGTTGGAGCATCGCTCATCTTTATCAATCAATATTGGATAATCAAGAACATGTTCCTAACATTGACTTTATGACAACACTATCTGGGTATGTGCATTGGAAATTAACAGGATGTAAGGTACTAGGCATTGGCGATGCGTCTGGTATGTTTCCAATTGATATCGATGAAACAGCATTTGATTCAGAGCTGATGATGCGCTTTGATCATTTAGTTAAAGATGAACTCCTGCCTTGGGAGTTTGACCAAATTATTCCTGAAGTGCTTACTGCAGGACAGGATGCTGGTTTCCTAACAGAAGCCGGAACTCTGCTATTAGACCCCAACGGCCTGTTGCAATCTGGTTGTCCGATGTGCCCACCGGAAGGTGATGCGGGTACGGGTATGATAGCAACGAACACCGTTTCAATAGGTACAGGTAACATTTCAGCAGGTACATCAATTTTCGCCATGGTCGTACTTGATGAGAAGCTTAAAAAAGTACACTCGGAACTCGACCTAGTCACGACACCAGATGGAAAACTAGTTGCGATGGTTCATTCTAATAACTGCTCATCCAATCTCGATGCCTGGATGCAGTTATTCAAGGAAGTCGCTCACGGACTAGGAAGTAGTGTTTCTCAAGATGAACTATATGAAACGTTGTTTAAAACCTCCCTTAAAGGTGATGATGACTGTGGAGGTCTTATGATGTATGGATATTTGTCTGGTGAACATTTGACCCATTTTGAAAAAGGGTGTCCGCTCTTTCTAAACCCATCAGATAGCAAATTTACATTAGCCAATTTCATGCGAGCAAATTTACTGTCTGCTTTTGGCGCAATGAAGATTGGTATAGACATCCTAGTGGAAGAAGAAGGTGTAAACCTTGAAAAAATCTTAGCTCACGGTGGCCTATTCAAAACGAAAGGTGTGGTTCAACATCTCATGGCTACGGCTCTAAATGTACAAGTGGCGACAGTAGAGAATGCTTCTGAGGGAGGAGCTTGGGGTATTGCTTTACTCTCTTCTTTTTTAATAGACGAAGAGGTCAGTCTTGATTCGTTTTTAAAGCGTAAAGTATTCTTAGCAGACGACGAGTTTATAGTCGGCCCAGAGAAAAAAGAACTCGAAGGTGTACAAAAATTTATGAGGCGCTATAAAGATTGTTTACCCGTAGAACGAGAAGCCATAAATTGCCTCACGTAG